CAGCCAGAGACAATCAGCGTTCCAACACCCAGCAGAAGGGCCCATTGAAAGAACCCCCAGTTACCAACCGTCAAAATCATTTCAGCCTCCTGTCTTTTCCTCTGTTCCCTTGACAATCAACGTTCTTCCTTGCTCACCGGGGCAACAGGATAAAGAAACTATGATGCCATCATTCCCCCGGACGGAAGGTCGCAATTTTCAAAGCCCCTTTCAGGGAATTCCCATTTCTGACTATAACCCACCGGTTTCCCAATCTCAAGAGGGAACCCACCTGCACCATGACCGAAACGGTCCGATCCTACCATAGAGCCATGCCTTTGAAAACATGAAAATCTCATACAAGGACAGGACCTTCAAAACACATCCCGGATGCGATAATCAAACCGATCCAGACATGTGATTTGAAACAGGACAATGCACCTTCAGGAGACAGACCTTTTCGGACTGCGAGAGACTGCCATACGATAAAGAACACAAAAACTCCGACAGTCCAGGGATAGAAATGGTTGAGTCCGAGATCAGACCCCGCCGACCAGAGAAACAGTGCGGACGACAGACCAAACAGGAGGATCGCTATCCACAAGCGATCGCCAAAGGTGACCGCTCCAGAACAGATACCCGCCTTGATGTCGTCTTCCCTGTCCGCAATCGCATACACCAGATCATAGGTTGTCGCCCAAAAAAGCCCGCCCAATGCAATCATGAAGGCAGGCCAACCCAGCGTTCCCCTTCCCTCAGCCCATGCCATCAAGGGGGCCGTCATTCCGAAGGGGATTCCCATAAAGATCTGCGGAAGAGGCATGAATCTTTTCATAAGGGGATAGAGCATTGTTGCCCCGAAACCTGCCAGGGCAACCATTCGTGTCAGGGGGTGCAAAAAAAGAAGGAGGCTTGCAGCAACGAAGGAAAGCGCCAGAAAGACAAGCCAGGCCGTCCGAAGACTCAATCTTCCAGAAGGCAAGGGACGATCGCGCGTCCTCCAGACTTTTCCATCGACATTTCTGTCCAGGATGTCATTAATGGCACATCCGGCCGATCGCATCACGAAAGCCCCCGTTCCAAACAGCAAGATCATGGAAACAGGCGGTTTTCCCCCCCATGCTGCCAAGAGACCCCACAAGGCTGGCATAAAAAGAAGAAGCGTCCCGACGGGACGACGAAACCTGATCAGATCGAGTATAGCAATCACAGTGTTCATGGAAGATGAACCTTTTCCAGAATGCCTTGCAGTCGCGGAAGGATCCATTCCTGTATGGTCAGCCTCGGAGCAGGGTATACAACGAGATCGTAGATCCTGCTCCACAAAACCTCCTGATGACGTCGCACGTCCTGGATCTCCAGACCAGGTCCGGATGACTTGAGGATCGTAAGCCCCTCCCGAATCAATGGCCCTTTTTTTTTCGACAAGGCAGGACCAATAGGTTGACTGTCCTGCAGGATTTCCCTGTCTTCCGGAGAAATTGGGGTGGGAATACGCGTCAATGCCTGAACAACAGGGCCCAGATTCGGCAAACATAAATTGACAAGCCGTGAGTCTGGGGAAGGCGGCGGAAGCATTTCGACAGTCACAGGACCGCATCCGATAAACTCAAGCGTGCGCGTCAGGGATCCATCAATTCCCAGAAGAAGGCGTATTCCGGGAGGAACAGTGTTTAAGGCTTCCCATCCGGAGACTCCTTCCCGATAAACAACGAAATCTTCTTCCACTTAGGAAGGACTCGGTGCTTCCAAGGAAGACGAACGGGGAGGAGAGGTTTTTCCCAAGACCGAAGTCAGCTCTCTCATGACAGCCCGCCCTATCTTCATCGGCTCTTCATCCCATGCCAGAAGACATGCCCTTGCAATCATTTTTCCCAAACGTCCGGGATTGTAAAGGAGTTTTCGGATAGTGACCGGGTTCAGCGTAATCGGATTATAGTCTTCTTCGAGGTAACCCTCCCGCATCAGTCTTTTTTCAAAGCCTGTATGTGGCTGAACCGCCAGAAAAAACACCATCGGATAAACCCTGTCCTCTCCAAAAATAGAACAGATCGATTCATAGGACCGGATGGACTCGCGCAATGTTTCTTCTGTTTCTCCCGGAGCATTCAGGGAGTAATTGAGAATGATATTTCCCTTGTACCCTGCATCACGCAGATTACGGCACCCTTCAACGAGCTGGTCCAGACGGAATCCCATACGGAGAGAGTCCAGGATTTCCTGTGATCCGGAAGTCACGGAAACTTCGAGATCACCCATTCCGGATTCCACCATCAGCTTTGCCATCTCAGGTGAAATAAGGCTTGTCCGGATATAACCGCTCCAGCTGATTTTCATCCCGCTGTCCCGCAAGGCTTTCAGCAAATCCATGGCTTCCGGAATCGCCTTTACACCCGGAATGAACTGAGCATCGGCAAACCAGAAGTTCCGGATCCCCCACCGGTCATAGTATTGGCGCATTTCATTGACAATGTCTTCCGGGTCCCGATAATAGACCCTCTTTCCCTCAATATAGGTATAGAGACAAAACGAACATCCATAGGGACATCCGCGCTTCGTCTGAATTCCGACCATCGTCCTGTGATAAAACTCATGGCCTTCAAACACACTTTCAAGATACCGAAGGTCATAGGGGGCGCTTCGAATGGCAACTCCCCCCTCCTTCTTTCCCCGAATCGTCTTGCCATTTTTCCGGTAAATGACCCTGTCATCATCGACGGGCTTACCTTCAACGATTTTCACGATCGCGTCTTCCCCTTCTCCGACAACCCCGATCACCCCTTCCGGAAGGAGTTTTATGATCTGGTCCGCGAAAACGGAAAAAGCACCTCCTCCAACCATCACCCGGGCCTTGGGGGCAAGGCGGATTCCCTCTTTGATCAAACGAAGCTTTTTATTGAACTCGTTCTTGTATTTCCAGACCATACGAAGGCCATCCAAAGCCGCCCTCGCCCGAACCAGAGGATTGGGAGAATAATAAAACTCGAATGCTCGGCGGAGGGAATTATCCCCCTCATGCGGGGCAAAAATCTGGACATCTCTCCAGGAAAAAGCAAGAAGATCTGGCTGGAACTCGGAAATTTTCCTGGCCAACTCCTTTTTGACAGCACCTTCTGGAACCTGCGTGAGATCCAGGACAGAAATTGCCACTTCCGGATGATGCCGATGAAGCCAGTTGACAAGATATCCGATTCCTACGGGAAAGATAGGGCTGACCGGAAGCCAGACAAAGAGAACTTTTTTCAGAATGGAAGGGGGAGTTGAAGGGACTAGAGAAAGAGGCTCAACATGATCTTTCAATAATGGGGCAGACGTGGACATATCACCGGACTCCCATATGGATCGCAACGATGCCTCCCGAAAGGTTCCTGTAAGAGACCTCCCGGAATCCCGCCTTCTGTATCATGGAGCAAAAGGTTTCCTGGTTCGGGAAACGGGCAATCGATGCGGGCAGATATTCATAGATCCCTGTCTGGTCTCCGGACACGATTTTGCCGATCGATGGCAGCAGGGCAAAAGAATAGAACTTGTACATTTGCCGCCAGAGACTATTCACGGGCGTTGAGAACTCAAGACACGCAAAACGCCCTCCCGGCTTCAGAACCCGATATATTTCCGACAAGGCGGCCTCCAGGTGGGAGACGTTTCTGAGACCAAACCCGACAACGAGCCGGTCTACAGAAGAGTCCCTGAGAGACAGGAATTCAGCATTCGTCTGAACGACAGAAACGGAACTCTTTTCCGCATTGCCAGACTGTTTTGCCTTGACCTTCTCAAGGCCAATCCGGAGCATTGCAAAATTCAGGTCCATCGTCAGGACATGGCCGGTCTTTCCGGATTTTGACGCCGCCAGGAGCGACAAGTCCGCCGTTCCTCCGCACAGGTCGATCACGGTGTTCCCTTCCCGTATATCCAGAAGGGAGATCGTCAGCCTTTTCCAGAGATGATGAAGGCCGAAACTCAAAACGGTATTGTTAATGTCATATGCAGTGGCGGCAGAAGTAAACATATTCTGCACGACTGTTTCTTTTTCATTCGTATCCGGCAAAGTATATGTTTTCATAATTCTCCAATTATATGTAATCCCTTGCCCTTTACGCAAAGGGTTCCTTTCCGGTTTTCCAAGACACTCTCCCCGGAACAGATCTCTATCTCGGCATCAGCTTCCCGTTAACGGCTCCCCAGTAATACCAGAGAGAGAAGTTGGGAATGACAGCCATGTATTCATTATTCCCAAACACGGGAAGAAGGACTCCTGCGGAGAACATCAGACGGGTGGTCAAATTATATTCGATCGTTGGCTGGAGTCCCATCAGGTTGAAATTTGTGGGCGTGACCGACGGCCCGATCCCATCGATACTGAAAGGGAGCCCCGAAAGCCCGACAAATTCCAGGATCGCTCCAAATCCGGTTTCATCATTAAAAACATCCTCCACCCCAAACCGGTACTGGGCCAGATCTCCATACTGAATTTGTTGTTCTGCCGTTTTTCCGGGCAAAACACCATTGGTCGGAACATTAAACGTATAGAAAAAATCTGAATAAAGGCGGAAAGGTTTCACATTTTTTCGGATAAACAGACCAGTTGTGAGAGCATAGGACCCAAAATGGGTGGATGGAACGACAGAGAGCGGAGGAAGGCCGCCTTTGGGAACAGGCGTCCCCAGCCAGGTCGTTGTCGGTAATGTAATCAAAAAGGGAGTGGCAACGGATGGCCGCCAACTGTTTGGGTCCTGAATGACCCACCGGTGCTTGATTCCAAATGTGAAATCGTTCAACCCTGTCCCATACAAATTTTGACCATTCGAGGATGAAAAGGTCGAAATCATGGATGGCAGGAGGACCAGCTCATCATTGGTGGTCAGGCCATAATAGACTGCTCCCAGTAAAAGAAGCTGCGTCTGATAAAACCCGCTTGGCAGTCCCTGTATTCCCCCCGAAGCCGTGTACTGGGCTTCCGTAAATCGGGAATAAAAAAACATCCTGCCATTCAGCTCCCCTTCCGGCAACGTGTCTGCAATCGGCAGAAACTCTGGTCCCCCTGTAATAGGATTCCATGTGTGTCGGTAAGCCGCCAGAGCATCCGGCCCATTTCTTGACAAAGGGAAGAGTGAAGGTTTTTTTCTCTTCTTCTTTGTCTTTGTTTGCGAAGCAGCGGTGGATTTCCCGGTGACTCCTGGAGACTTTTGCAAAGACTGCCCACTTGTCCCCCCGGAAGTCCCTGATCGTTTCACTTTCTTCGTTTTTGAGGATGTCGGACGGGATTTTTCACGGGCATTTCCCGGAGAGGATGTGGCAGAAGAACTATCACCTGATGTCATCTGGGATGTATTTGGAGACAAAGGATCTGCTGCACTGAGATTTGCTTTCAGCAAAAGGAAAATCAGAAGCAGAATGGATACCGGACTTTTCCCGCAGAGCAGAGCATATTTTCTTGTTCTCACAAATGGGTCCCTCCAGCCAATACGCTATATTGCCCGCGTCCCAAAATACACTATACTGGCAGAAGACAAGCACACGACACGGACAAGGGAGTCTGGGCATGAGTCTTGAAAAAATTGCGATTATTGATATCGGATCGAATTCCATGCGGCTTGAAATTCTTGCACGCCGTGGTTCAGATTACTGGCTTGTTGAAAAACAAAAAGAAACGGCTCGCATTTCTTCGGGGATGTACAATGAAACAACGATTACACGCGAATCTCTGGAAAGAGCAAAACTGGCTCTCGAAAAATTTTCTTCTCTGATCGCCTTCCATCGCGCCGACCATATTCGGTGCGTCGCGACAAGTGCTGTTCGTGACGCCAAAAATCAGGCGGACGTTCTCGAACTCCTTGGCTCCAACCTTCCATACAAGATCGAAGTCTTATCCGGGGAAGAAGAAGCATTTTACAGTTACTTTGGGGTTAAAAACAGCCTTGACCTCGACGATGGTGTTGTATTCGATGTGGGTGGAGGCAGCACCGAGTGCATCAGCGTCCGAAAGGGTCAGATGGACACCGTCTGCACCCTTCCCTTGGGGGCCGTCCGACTGACCGAACTGTTCTTTCGAAAGAATCAGGGTCCCACATCACGCGAATGGAAAAAGCTGGAAAAACACATCGACCGGGTTCTTTCGGAAGCTCCTTCGTCTCTCCTTTCGTCATCCCCCCGACTCGTCGGCGTCGGAGGTACCGTCCGCCAAATCGCGAGAATTTCCCAGCGCCTTCAAAAATACCCTCTCTATCCGATCGTTCATCAATATGTTGTGGAAAAACGCGAAATGGACCGGATCATGACCTCCGTCCGGGAAATGTCGTTCTCCCAGAGGAGCGAGGTGCTGGGCATCCCCCGCGACCGTGCCGATATTTTACCGGCGGGAATTCTCTTGATTTCCCGTATTCTGGACTTTTTCCGGAGCGACTCCCTGACAGTGTCACAACAAGGTCTTCGCTATGGCCTCTTCATGGAGTACTACAGGGGTGGCAGGGAAAAATTGTCAGAAAGTCCGGCAAAACTCACATTACGTCGAATATCGAGAAAATATGGAAGCTACCGTGATTCGCGCAACCAGCGAAAACTGACGTTAGCTCTTGGAAGGGCCCTCTTTCCGGACACGTTTTCCGATCCCCGGCAGAGGATTCTCCTGTCCACCGTCAGCACTCTCTCCATGACTCCACTGTATTTTCATCCGGTCACCGATACATCGAACATCGGCCCCCTTTTTCTTGAAGAAGACCTTCAGGGATTCAGCCACCCTGAACGTGTCATGATCACGCTGGCTCTCATTCGAAGTCGAACCCCCCAGGAACAGGATTTCCGGAAAAACATGAAACCGTTCTCAGACATGTTGAATCCCGACCAGATCAACAAGGTCAATCTCTATGCCCGACTGACGACCTTGGCCCGGGATGCCCTTCTTTTTTCCGGTGGCAGACTCCCTGTCCTCTCCTACACAGATCCCTATCTGATGATTGCAGATCCGGGGAATTTAGACGAGGACAATCACTACGAATCCACCCTCATCCAGACCCAGGAGAGAGATCTGGGGAAAGGGCGAAACGTGATCCTCCAGTGGATGCGCTATATCCCCCCGCAAGGAGGGATTCACTACCATTAGAGCAGGGATTGTATCAGGGGATTCACGAGTCGTCGGACAACCCGCTGTGTCTCTTCGACGGGCTTTGCTCCGTCGAGAACGGAAAATCCGTGTTCTTTCGCCAAATTTTCGTACCCTTCGAGAACGCGCGACTGAAAAAGGATATAGGACTCCCGGGGATTCATCGAAAGCTCCATATCGAGTCCTGCCTCGTAGTACTTGATATCCCGGACCTGGGTGATCCGGTCATAGGCCAATGCAGGGTCCATCCGGAAAAAGAAAGTCAGGTCCGGACGAATGGCAAAGCGAAAATTATTGACGAGCCAGTCCCGGGGGATCCCCCTGGCAGCGTCACGGGCAATGGCTGTATAGATGTATCTGTCTGAAAGAACAATCTTTCCTGCATTCAGAGCAGGAAGAATTTCGTGTGTATAACGATAGCTGAAATCGGCTGCGTGGAGAAGACTGAAGCCATAAGGTGTAAGAAGCTGTTTTTTCTTTGCTTTCTTGATAATCGGGGAGATTTCCTGGCTTGAATTCCATGCGTTTCTCAAAACTCCGAATCCCTTGATTCGGAGATAGTTTTCAAGAAGTTCTATCTGGGTGGACTTTCCCGAACCGTCAATCCCCTCGACGACAATCAGTCTGCCCGGAAATGAATGGCTTGTCATGAACGGCACCCTTTACGACGGCTCCGGTTCCGGAGTATCTGCGAGATGGATTGTCGGAGCTCCAGTTGCTGCAACTGGATCGGCTTCATTGCATCGACCGTTTCAAACCCATCGGACAAGGCCATTTCCCGATAAATCTCAATCAGTCTTTTTTGATAGATGACAAAGGAATCCTTTTTCCGGTTTGCAAGATTCAGGTCCATTCCCGCCTCATAATAATCAAAATATCTTTCATCCCGGGATTTCCACTGAATCCTGTTCAAGAGGTCTTCAAACCGGACATCGAGATAAAACGTCCTCGCAGGAGTCAGGGCAAAGTCAAACATTTTCCGGATCCAGTCTTGTTCAATCCCCCGAATCATCGCCCTGGCAAAAACGGTATAGACATATTGCTCGGCAATGACGACCTTGCCGGATGCGAGGGCCGGAATAATGACGTGTTCAAACCGGTCAACAAAATCGGCTGCATAAAGAAAGCAGAACGTCACCGGGTCAAGCGTGTTGCGCTCTTTCAGTTTGGAAATTGCTCCCCGAATCAGTTCCGCTGTATTGCATGGGGACAGAACAACCCCTTGTCCGCGGGATTCAAAAAAGTGCTTGAGCAGTTCAGACTGAGTCGTTTTACCGGAGCCATCCGTACCCTCGATCGCGATCAGGGTCCCCGGGTATTGAGAAGTTTTTTCCATGCCTCTGATCTCCCTGGGCGCATTCGACTAACGATGGCATGAAAATTTTCCGAAGGCTTATGATATGGTAAAAGTTTACGGCGTTGTCAATCAATCCTGACTGAACGCTTAACGTGTCCGGAGACATCCCAGGGTCGTGGCATGGACGGTCAGAGGTTTTTTTGACAAGACGGAACCATTCGAGCTCCAGATTGAAAATTTGTAGGCTCGGCAAGGGAGAAGTCCATGTATCTGATAAACATTCCGGGGAATGTCCGCCACAAGGATTCCTTCGCTGTAAAGAAGATAATCCGTTGCTCCGGTCACCCGGGTCCATTGGAGATAAAACCCGTCCCCCTCTTCAAAAGGGACAATATGGATAAAGCGGGGGGGAGAAATGCTTGAAAATCCGTTTCCGGCTCGGTCTGGCGGAGTCGAAGCCGAAGATGTTGTTTTTGAACCACTTTGGTAGGAAGAGTCGCTCTGTGGCACCGGCCTGTTTCCAGACGATCCTCCGGAAGACCCGCTAAAAAGGCCTCCCAACAAACCGTGGGGATTGTTCCAGACGGAGGAAGAGCATCCCGCCGAAGCAAGGAAAAAGCTCGATGCTATAAAATGAACAAAAGCCTTCTTTATTTTATCCAATTTAATCCTATACTTATGATAACTCATAATTGACATGCCAATGGAAAATTGAGATTATTCTTTTTCTGTCGACAAAAGATCTGCCCCATTTCGCAACATCTTCACTCCAGGGTTAAGAATCATGATGGAATCTTCGCAATCTCGTATCGTCATCGGCTCCGACCACGCCGGTTATCCCCTGAAAGAAGCCTTACGGAAACGTCTGGAGAAAGACGGCTACCCCCTTCTGGATGTCGGGACGTTCTCCGAAGAATCTGTCGACTATCCCGATTATGCCGAAAAAGTCGCCCGGGCTCTGCATGCCGGAGAGGGAGATATTGGCATTCTCCTCTGCGGAACCGGCATCGGCGTATCCATTGCCGCCAATAAAATCAAAGGCATCCGGGCGGCTCTCATTTACAACGATGAGACAGCCAGTCTTGCACACCGGCATAACAATGCCAATGTTATTTGTTTCGGCGGACGGGAAGTCTCCGAAGATCAGGCCCACACCTGGACCCGACTCTTCCTCTCCGCATCCTTCGAAGGCGGAAGGCACCAACGAAGAATTGACGAGATTTCTGCACTTGAATCGCCCGGAAACATCGGGCACTCCTAACAGTCTTTCCGAAAGGATCAAAAGCCAATGTCCTGGCTCATACAATCGGACCCTGAAGTCCATGGAGCAATTTCCGAAGAAATCCGGCGGGAACAGGAAAAACTCATTCTGATCGCCTCGGAAAATTATGTGAGCCGACCCATTCTGGAAGCCGTCGGATCCGTGATGACAAACAAATACGCTGAGGGCTATCCGGGACGCCGTTATTACGCCGGATGCGAAGCTGTCGACCAGGTGGAAACCCTCGCAATCGAACGAGCCAAGAGTCTCTTCGGCGCAGAACATGCAAATGTTCAGCCTCACTCCGGATCCCAGGCAAACATGGCAGTTTATCTCGCTTCAATCAATCCCGGAGATACCATTCTGGGAATGAACCTGGCGCACGGTGGACACCTCACTCACGGGAGTCCGGTCTCTTTTTCCGGACATTACTACAAAGCGGTGTTTTATGGCGTTCGCAAAGAGACCGGTCTGATCGACTACGATCAGGTCGAAAGTCTTGCCCGACAGCACAAACCCAAGATCATCATTGCAGGGGCCAGTGCCTACCCAAGGATCATTGACTTTTCGTTTTTCCGAAAAGTTGCCGATGAGGTTGGCGCCCATCTTCTTGTGGACATGGCGCATTTTGCGGGTCTCGTGGCAGCCGGAATGCACCCTTCCCCCTTTCCCTACGCCGACTTCGTCACGACCTCCACACACAAGACACTCCGCGGACCACGCGGGGGAATGGCCTTTTGCAAGGAACAGTGGGCAAAACCCCTTGATAAGGGGGTCTTTCCCATGATGCAGGGAGGTCCTCTCATGCATGTCGTGGCCGGAAAAGCCGTTATGCTGAAAGAAGCCTCCATGCCCTCCTTCAAGAATTATATTGCTCGGGTTCTGGAAAATGCCCGCATTCTCTCGGAGACACTTGCCGCCCACGGGTATGATATCCTTACGGGAGGAACAGACAATCACCTCATGCTGATCGATCTTCGCTCCAAAGGACTGACAGGAAAAGAGGGAGAAAAACTCCTCTCGGACACGGGAATCTACTGCAATAAAAATGCTGTGCCCTTCGATGACAAACCCCCCACTGTTACCAGCGGGATTCGGCTGGGAACCCCTGCCATCACGACAAGAGGGTTCAATGCGGATGAAATTCGTGAAGTCGGGGAGATCATCCATCGCGTTCTGTCAGGCCAAGGCAAGGAGATTGTGATGAAAGAAGCACGGGAAGCCGTGAAACGCCTCCTCGACAAACATCCTATCTATACGGATCTGGCCTGATTCCGACTCGGAAAAGGTGGGCGCTTGAAATGTCCCTATTGCAATTCTCCAGACTCCAAAGTCACCGATTCCCGCTTAACGGGTGACGGGTTTGGCATTCGCAGGCGCCGCTTTTGTGAAAAGTGCGGGCGTCGGTTCACGACTTATGAGTGGGTCCAGGAAACTCTTCCCGCTGTCAAGAAGAAAGATGGAAGGCGTGAACCGTTTGATCGCCAGAAGTTGCTCAGAGGTCTGATTCTGGCCTGTCAGAAAAGACCGGTTGCGCGCGGGCAACTGGAGGCGGTCGCTCTCAATATTGAACGTTCATTTCTCGACCGTGGGGAATCGGAAATCGATGGTCGTGAAATTGGCGAAAAAGTGATGGAATCCCTTGAAAAACTGGACAGAGTCGCTTATGTTCGTTTTGCGTCTGTCTACAGAAACTTCCAGGATCCTCATCAATTCATTGAGGAACTGAAAAGACTCATCGAATCCGATCCCTCCCCCTCATGAAGTCTGTAACCATTGTTCCAATGACAGGCCTTCCGGAGCCTTTTCTGACGTACTCCTGGACAGAAACAGACCGGACTCCGATTCCAGGAACGCGTGTCCGGATCCCTCTCGGAAAAAGAGAGATCGTTGGATTCATCTGGAACGCCACCCCGCCATCTCCCCAAAAAAAATTGACCCTCAAACCAGTTCTCGAGATCCTGGACTCGTATCCGGTTCTTCCTCCCTGTCTCCATCCGATTTATGAGTTCTCCTCCTGGTTTTACCGATTGCCGCTCGGACTCCTTCTCCGAAATACCCTGCCCCAGCCGCTCGCCAAACCCTTGCCTCTGTCCTCCAAAATCCAACAAGCAGCCCCTTCTCCTCCCAGCCGTGCAACCTCCGACCTCCCACCCATGACCGATGACCAGAAACAAGTCTTTCTGGAATGGGAAGCCAAACAGGCGGACCAATTTTCAATTACCGTTTTGAGAGGCGTTACAGGTTCGGGAAAAACCCGTCTATATCAGGAGATGGCCAAACACACTTTTTCCCGGGATCGTCAGGTCCTCCTCCTGACACCAGAAATAGGGCTTGTTCCGCAGCTCGAAGAGGCGTTCTCCGGACTTGTCCCCCGGATTGGAGTCATCCACAGTCAAATTACTCCCATGAAAAGACTTTCCTCATGGATGTCGATTCTCAGGGGAGAGATGTCTCTTGTCGTCGGTCCCAGATCCGCCTTTTTCTCTCCACTGACACATCTGGGACTGATTATCGTGGACGAAGAGCATGATTCTGCCTATCAAGCGTGGGAAGGACTCTCCTTTAATGTCCGCAACCTTGCCCTGAAATATGCACAGCTTCGTCAAATCCCTGTCGTTCTGGGTTCTGCTACACCGCTTGCGGAATCTCTCTATTACGCAGGGTCCCACCGTTACACCCTCCTGAGCCTTCCCCGAAGAATTCACGGTTCTTCCCTTCCTGAAATCACACTCACTGCGCCTTCCCGAAAAGAGAAGATCTTTCCCTCTTCCCTTCTCGGTGAGATCGATCAAACCCTGAAAGACGGGGAACAGACAGTTATCTTGCTGAACAGACGTGGTTATGCCCCTCTTCTGCAATGCCTCACATGCAAGAATGTGCTCATGTGCAAGAAGTGCTCTGTCCGCCTCGTCCTCCACAAGAAACCCACCCGTCAACTCGTCTGTCATCTTTGCGCATCTCGGTTCAATCCCCCCGATCATTGTTCTGAATGTGGCGGAACTTTCCTTTCGGAAGATGGGCTGGCAACACAAAAAGCCGAAGATTTGCTCTCTTTTCATTTTCCAAACGCCCGTGTGATCCGGCTGGACCAGGACACCCGCTCCAGAGAGCACTCATCAAGGACACCTTTTTCCGAAACGGAGGCCGATATCCTGATCGGAACCCAAATGATCGCGAAAGGGCATGACTTTCGTCGCGTGACCCTGGGCATTGTCCTTGAAATGGATCAGGCTCTCTCGTTGCCAGATTACCGGAGCGAGGAAAGAGTTTTTCAGCTCGTTCTACAACTGGCTGGACGTGTCGGAAGACATAGACCCGGTGGACGGGTTCATCTTGTGACCGCGAAACCGGATCTTCCCCTTTACCAGTATTTGAAAAATTATGACCAGGACGGATTTATCCAGCATGTCCTGAGGGAGAGAAAAGCATTTGGTTACCCTCCCTTCGGCAGGATTGCTCTTCTGACTCTGTCTTCGAAAGACGAAAAGACTCTTTTGGAGATTGTGTCATCCCTTGATCGACTCTGGAGAGCCGGGCATGACACGGAAGGAGTGTCCCTCCTGGGACCTGTACCAGCACCTGTTTACAAGGCAAAACTTTATTACCGCTACCAATATCTCATCAAAAGCTCTTCTATCGAAAAGATCCATTCTGCCATCGATTTTTTCCAGAAACAGCTTGCCCCGGTCAGAGGGGCTCATGTGGGATGGGCAGTGGATCCTCCGGATCTTCTCTCTTTTTGACTTCAGGCTGTTTTTCCAATGGAACCTCCATTTCCATTGTCATCCGGAAGCGCTCCAGGAGTTTTTCCGGGTGAAATACTCCCAGAAACTTGCGATCGTCGATGACGTACAATGGGCGGATGTCTTTTCTGATCGCATCGTAAACTTGTTTCCACCC
The sequence above is drawn from the Leptospirillum ferriphilum ML-04 genome and encodes:
- the ubiE gene encoding bifunctional demethylmenaquinone methyltransferase/2-methoxy-6-polyprenyl-1,4-benzoquinol methylase UbiE, which encodes MKTYTLPDTNEKETVVQNMFTSAATAYDINNTVLSFGLHHLWKRLTISLLDIREGNTVIDLCGGTADLSLLAASKSGKTGHVLTMDLNFAMLRIGLEKVKAKQSGNAEKSSVSVVQTNAEFLSLRDSSVDRLVVGFGLRNVSHLEAALSEIYRVLKPGGRFACLEFSTPVNSLWRQMYKFYSFALLPSIGKIVSGDQTGIYEYLPASIARFPNQETFCSMIQKAGFREVSYRNLSGGIVAIHMGVR
- a CDS encoding 4-hydroxybenzoate octaprenyltransferase, whose amino-acid sequence is MNTVIAILDLIRFRRPVGTLLLFMPALWGLLAAWGGKPPVSMILLFGTGAFVMRSAGCAINDILDRNVDGKVWRTRDRPLPSGRLSLRTAWLVFLALSFVAASLLLFLHPLTRMVALAGFGATMLYPLMKRFMPLPQIFMGIPFGMTAPLMAWAEGRGTLGWPAFMIALGGLFWATTYDLVYAIADREDDIKAGICSGAVTFGDRLWIAILLFGLSSALFLWSAGSDLGLNHFYPWTVGVFVFFIVWQSLAVRKGLSPEGALSCFKSHVWIGLIIASGMCFEGPVLV
- the tmk gene encoding dTMP kinase is translated as MTSHSFPGRLIVVEGIDGSGKSTQIELLENYLRIKGFGVLRNAWNSSQEISPIIKKAKKKQLLTPYGFSLLHAADFSYRYTHEILPALNAGKIVLSDRYIYTAIARDAARGIPRDWLVNNFRFAIRPDLTFFFRMDPALAYDRITQVRDIKYYEAGLDMELSMNPRESYILFQSRVLEGYENLAKEHGFSVLDGAKPVEETQRVVRRLVNPLIQSLL
- a CDS encoding Ppx/GppA family phosphatase, with translation MSLEKIAIIDIGSNSMRLEILARRGSDYWLVEKQKETARISSGMYNETTITRESLERAKLALEKFSSLIAFHRADHIRCVATSAVRDAKNQADVLELLGSNLPYKIEVLSGEEEAFYSYFGVKNSLDLDDGVVFDVGGGSTECISVRKGQMDTVCTLPLGAVRLTELFFRKNQGPTSREWKKLEKHIDRVLSEAPSSLLSSSPRLVGVGGTVRQIARISQRLQKYPLYPIVHQYVVEKREMDRIMTSVREMSFSQRSEVLGIPRDRADILPAGILLISRILDFFRSDSLTVSQQGLRYGLFMEYYRGGREKLSESPAKLTLRRISRKYGSYRDSRNQRKLTLALGRALFPDTFSDPRQRILLSTVSTLSMTPLYFHPVTDTSNIGPLFLEEDLQGFSHPERVMITLALIRSRTPQEQDFRKNMKPFSDMLNPDQINKVNLYARLTTLARDALLFSGGRLPVLSYTDPYLMIADPGNLDEDNHYESTLIQTQERDLGKGRNVILQWMRYIPPQGGIHYH
- a CDS encoding B12-binding domain-containing radical SAM protein — encoded protein: MSTSAPLLKDHVEPLSLVPSTPPSILKKVLFVWLPVSPIFPVGIGYLVNWLHRHHPEVAISVLDLTQVPEGAVKKELARKISEFQPDLLAFSWRDVQIFAPHEGDNSLRRAFEFYYSPNPLVRARAALDGLRMVWKYKNEFNKKLRLIKEGIRLAPKARVMVGGGAFSVFADQIIKLLPEGVIGVVGEGEDAIVKIVEGKPVDDDRVIYRKNGKTIRGKKEGGVAIRSAPYDLRYLESVFEGHEFYHRTMVGIQTKRGCPYGCSFCLYTYIEGKRVYYRDPEDIVNEMRQYYDRWGIRNFWFADAQFIPGVKAIPEAMDLLKALRDSGMKISWSGYIRTSLISPEMAKLMVESGMGDLEVSVTSGSQEILDSLRMGFRLDQLVEGCRNLRDAGYKGNIILNYSLNAPGETEETLRESIRSYESICSIFGEDRVYPMVFFLAVQPHTGFEKRLMREGYLEEDYNPITLNPVTIRKLLYNPGRLGKMIARACLLAWDEEPMKIGRAVMRELTSVLGKTSPPRSSSLEAPSPS
- the tmk gene encoding dTMP kinase, coding for MEKTSQYPGTLIAIEGTDGSGKTTQSELLKHFFESRGQGVVLSPCNTAELIRGAISKLKERNTLDPVTFCFLYAADFVDRFEHVIIPALASGKVVIAEQYVYTVFARAMIRGIEQDWIRKMFDFALTPARTFYLDVRFEDLLNRIQWKSRDERYFDYYEAGMDLNLANRKKDSFVIYQKRLIEIYREMALSDGFETVDAMKPIQLQQLELRQSISQILRNRSRRKGCRS